GCCGCCGCACCTCGTCGCTCATCGAGTCGGCCTTCGCGTCCCCCTGAGCGTTACAGCGATCGCCCACCAGAAACTAACACATGGGATGAGGGCTACGATCGACCCGCATCTTCAGCCTATAACCGTCCCCCCTTAGATAACGGGGATGAGCCACCTGTGCGTTCTGCCTCTAGCCGTCCACCGAGTGCCGATGCGCCTACGCCCCGTCGCAGCCGCAGACGTCCTCCCTCAGAGGCATCGCGCGAATTGGATCCCTCCTCCTCAACTGATGCATCCTATGTTGATTATCAACCCCTAGGACAATACCCTACTCCTGATACCGAGTCCTATCGGAGTTTCTCGTAGAGGTTACCCCATAAGACTTTAAGATGCTGCTGGACCAAAATCTGGCAGTTTTTTAATGGGATCGTGAATGGTTTACTGAACTAGCACCCCTAGGCTTGTAGGGATTAATAGTCTCAACGCAGGGATTCACGTTATCAAGTTGGCCAAAATCTCTGAGAACAATTTTGAGGACGTGTCAGTCTTAACGATCAACAGGGAACTGTCCCTAATCGGTGCAAATGCTGCTGAATTCCTGTGCCATGATGGATATACCCGTGATGGTTGAAGGCCAAGAACGTCGTTAAAATCAGCGTCGCACTTAGAGTCTCAGATTCTCCAAAGTTGGTGATTTGTCCAGACTCTCGATACACCCAGTGGTATAGCAGTTGTACACGTCTTTTTGTAATCCGTCCATCGCTCACCCATGCCAAGAATGACGAAACCTCTCTTCCAAACCTTGACCACAGGACTCCTGGTGTCCGGAACAGCCGTTGGTCTCAATGTGCTGAATGCCCTATCTCCGGTAGAACTGCTCAATCCCGCTCAGTTGGGTCGTGCCCAGCCTCAAATGGCGATCGCTCAAACCGATGTTGAAGAAGCCATCCGGGTGCGCGTGTATCGTGAGGCCAGTCCAGCCGTGGTCTCCATTGAGACCCCCGATAGCACAGGCAGCGGCAGCATCATCCGCGAAGATGGCCTGATTCTGACCAACGCCCACGTTGTCGCCGGAGCTTCGACGGTGAAAGTCATCCTCGCCGATGGCACAGAGTTAACCGGCGATGTCATTGCCTTTGCCGATGGTGGGCTTGACCTTGCCGCCGTCAAAGTCCCCGGCCAAACGAACCTTCCTACGATTCCAATTGCAAACCCAGACTCAGTCGAGGTTGGACAATCAGCCTTTGCTATTGGAAACCCCTTTGGTCAGTTTCAAAACACGTTTACGGTCGGTATTGTCAGCCGGATTGATCGCGATCGCGGCCTGATTCAAACCGACGCAGCGATTAATCCGGGTAATTCCGGTGGCCCCCTCATTAACAGCAACGGAGAACTCATTGGCGTCAACACCTCCATTTTCACGACCGGAGATGGGGGAAATATCGGTCTGGGATTCGCAATTTCGATTGATCAGGTAGAACCGTTCCTCGTGGCGATCGCCGAAGGTCGAGCCTCAACAACCGCACAACAGTTCCCCAACTCCGGTGGCCGCCCTCCAGAGCAAATCGCTCTAAACTCGCAACCCGTTGAAGGGCAACTAGACAACGGCAGCAGTGTCTTACCCTTCGATAACAGCTTCTACAACACCTACCAATTTGAAGGACGAGCGGGGCAACAGGTCATTATCGAAATGATAAGTCAGGATATTGACGCCTACCTTATCCTGCTAGATCCCAACGGTCGCGAACTCTCTCAGGATGACGATGGGGGCGGCGGTACGAATGCCCGCATCATCGTTTCGTTACCCGAAAATGGAACCTATACCTTACTAGCAAACTCCTATGGCCCTGGTGAGGCAGGACTGTACACCCTACGAGTTGGCGAGGTTGGCCCCACAGCCCCCTCTCGGTCTACCGCTACGGCTCCAACCTCTGTCTTACTGCGGGAACAAGGCGTTCTGGGTCGCGGATCGCAGGTTCTAGCAGAGGATGGAAGCTACTACGACGAGTACAGTTTTGAGGGAGAAACGGAACAAACCGTGACGATCTCGCTGGAAAGCAATGAGTTCGACCCCTATCTGATTGTGCTAACGCCGGATGGTCAGGTGTTGGCGCAAAACGATGATGCCAACGCTAGAACAACGAACTCACAAATTAGGGTGACGCTGCCGATGCGTGGTACATACACAATTTACGCAAACTCCTACGACAGCACTGGGCGGGGACAGTACACCTTAACCGTTCGGTAGAGGTTCCGTTAGCGAAGTCCTGCTTCGTCAGCAACGCATGACAGACCTCTCCCACCTTCCCCGTGGCAAGGTGGGGGATAATCGTTCTGGGCAGCCCAGAACGATTATCCCCAAGTTAAGAGGGCTTCTTTTCCCACTGGAGGCGCTATCTCAGAGCCAGGAGATCGCAAACCTTGTTTAGATCTCCCACCAGCCCCCTTAAGAACGGGAGGAACCGAGCCAACGATGGATTGAAGTCCCCCGTTTTATAGACCCAAAGCGGATTCCCGAAGGGTAGGGGGAGCAAAGCCAGGATTCATTGTGAAATAACCTAATGTTCGATCTACCGAGATTAGATGCTTAGCGTAACCCGATCCAAGAGAAGAAATCT
This DNA window, taken from Synechococcales cyanobacterium T60_A2020_003, encodes the following:
- a CDS encoding trypsin-like peptidase domain-containing protein; the encoded protein is MTKPLFQTLTTGLLVSGTAVGLNVLNALSPVELLNPAQLGRAQPQMAIAQTDVEEAIRVRVYREASPAVVSIETPDSTGSGSIIREDGLILTNAHVVAGASTVKVILADGTELTGDVIAFADGGLDLAAVKVPGQTNLPTIPIANPDSVEVGQSAFAIGNPFGQFQNTFTVGIVSRIDRDRGLIQTDAAINPGNSGGPLINSNGELIGVNTSIFTTGDGGNIGLGFAISIDQVEPFLVAIAEGRASTTAQQFPNSGGRPPEQIALNSQPVEGQLDNGSSVLPFDNSFYNTYQFEGRAGQQVIIEMISQDIDAYLILLDPNGRELSQDDDGGGGTNARIIVSLPENGTYTLLANSYGPGEAGLYTLRVGEVGPTAPSRSTATAPTSVLLREQGVLGRGSQVLAEDGSYYDEYSFEGETEQTVTISLESNEFDPYLIVLTPDGQVLAQNDDANARTTNSQIRVTLPMRGTYTIYANSYDSTGRGQYTLTVR